Proteins found in one bacterium genomic segment:
- a CDS encoding 30S ribosomal protein S1: MMTIEEFTPNRVVADPNDTSEFERLLNISSQATKPGELVIGTVTAVERDSVRVDVGFKSEGNVPMAQFLGADGKCTVSVGDKVEVLLVAPENEEGEIVISKDRAEQYRVWVKLEDVFKRNENVKGRVVQKVKGGLQVDIGVPAFLPGSQIDVRPQRNLDRYLGEEMEFKILKFSRQRGNIVLSRRVVLEEERKALKQDTLGHISEGVVMEGTVKNITDYGAFIDLGGIDGLLHITDMSWGRVNHPSEILTPGQVVPVVVLKYDTDKERVSLGMKQLHNNPWDHVEMKYVPGNTVTGKVMSIADYGAFIKLEDGVEGLIHVSEMTWSKKTKHPNKLLNAGDDVTAQILEVNAKQQRISLGLKQLLPNPWESLQQEFPAGTKITGAVRSVTDFGIFVTVKDGIDGLVHVSDISWTKRVKDPKELQDLYKKGETVEAVVLEIDQENERLSLGIKQLTPDIWDTVPHRYPAGAKVRGKINSVTEFGVFVELEEGVEGLIHISQLGLQKGDNHYEKFKVGDEIESEVTNVDKAERRISLSLKPAKRASKQKEDYAQYLDESAGSATFRDIFEQIKTDK, encoded by the coding sequence ATGATGACAATTGAAGAGTTTACCCCCAACCGAGTGGTTGCTGATCCGAACGACACATCTGAGTTCGAGCGCCTCTTAAACATTAGCTCGCAAGCAACAAAGCCTGGGGAACTTGTAATCGGCACTGTTACGGCCGTTGAACGTGACTCCGTCCGTGTTGATGTTGGATTCAAATCTGAAGGTAATGTCCCGATGGCCCAGTTTCTTGGCGCCGATGGGAAGTGCACAGTAAGCGTTGGCGATAAGGTCGAGGTTTTACTGGTCGCCCCTGAGAACGAAGAAGGCGAAATCGTTATTTCTAAAGACCGCGCGGAGCAGTATCGCGTCTGGGTTAAGTTAGAAGATGTTTTCAAGCGTAATGAGAACGTCAAGGGCCGTGTTGTGCAGAAAGTCAAAGGTGGTCTGCAGGTCGACATTGGCGTGCCTGCATTTTTACCAGGCTCACAAATAGATGTGCGTCCACAGCGTAACCTTGACCGTTATCTCGGCGAGGAAATGGAATTTAAAATCCTGAAGTTTAGCCGTCAGCGTGGCAACATCGTGCTCTCGCGTCGAGTTGTACTCGAGGAAGAACGTAAGGCGCTTAAGCAAGATACACTGGGTCATATTTCTGAAGGTGTAGTGATGGAAGGTACTGTGAAAAACATTACCGACTACGGTGCATTTATCGATCTAGGCGGCATTGATGGCTTGTTGCATATTACTGACATGTCCTGGGGACGTGTTAATCATCCGTCAGAAATTTTAACTCCTGGACAAGTTGTTCCAGTGGTTGTGCTTAAGTATGACACTGACAAGGAACGGGTCAGTTTGGGCATGAAGCAGCTGCATAACAACCCTTGGGATCATGTGGAAATGAAGTATGTTCCAGGCAATACGGTGACTGGCAAAGTCATGAGCATTGCTGATTACGGTGCTTTTATTAAGCTTGAAGACGGCGTTGAAGGCTTGATTCACGTTTCTGAAATGACTTGGTCAAAGAAAACTAAGCATCCAAATAAATTACTGAATGCGGGTGATGATGTTACTGCGCAGATTTTGGAAGTAAATGCTAAGCAGCAGCGGATCAGCCTAGGCTTGAAACAGCTCCTGCCAAATCCTTGGGAATCGTTACAGCAAGAATTCCCAGCTGGAACAAAAATCACTGGTGCAGTGCGCTCTGTTACTGACTTTGGTATTTTCGTTACGGTGAAAGATGGCATTGATGGGCTAGTGCACGTTTCTGACATTTCTTGGACTAAGCGTGTTAAGGATCCAAAGGAACTGCAAGACCTCTACAAGAAGGGCGAGACTGTTGAAGCTGTTGTGCTTGAAATCGATCAAGAGAATGAGCGACTCAGCTTAGGCATTAAGCAACTTACTCCAGATATTTGGGATACAGTGCCACATCGTTATCCAGCCGGCGCGAAGGTGCGTGGTAAGATTAACAGTGTGACTGAGTTCGGCGTATTTGTTGAGCTTGAGGAGGGCGTAGAGGGCTTGATTCATATTTCGCAACTTGGACTGCAAAAGGGTGATAATCACTATGAGAAGTTCAAAGTTGGTGACGAAATTGAATCTGAAGTCACAAACGTTGACAAGGCAGAGCGACGTATCAGCTTGAGCTTGAAGCCTGCTAAGCGAGCTTCGAAGCAGAAGGAGGACTACGCGCAGTATCTCGATGAATCTGCTGGATCGGCAACTTTCCGCGATATTTTTGAGCAGATTAAGACCGATAAGTAG
- the cmk gene encoding (d)CMP kinase, whose product MAQYVITIDGLAGSGKSTAARNLARRLGFVHLNSGALFRAVAHLALQSGANLEVDEEITALAEQLSFDFSLDADGQTVFTVNGDKLSEELTNPTVSEAASKIATLKKLRQVLSGIQRNFGKSKNIVAEGRDAGSVVFKHSAYKFYLTADLAERARRRQHELGQASTQAVMHDLAARDSRDTSRAIDPALPAPDAILIDTTALGPVEVVERVCELLKKKGFPVP is encoded by the coding sequence ATGGCTCAATATGTGATTACAATTGATGGATTAGCCGGGTCGGGAAAGTCGACAGCAGCTCGTAATCTTGCTAGAAGGCTCGGGTTCGTGCACCTCAATTCTGGGGCATTGTTTCGGGCGGTGGCGCACTTGGCGCTGCAGTCAGGAGCAAACTTAGAAGTAGATGAGGAGATAACTGCTCTTGCAGAACAGTTGAGTTTTGATTTTTCTCTCGATGCCGATGGCCAGACAGTCTTTACTGTCAACGGAGACAAGCTTAGCGAGGAACTGACAAATCCAACTGTGAGCGAAGCTGCAAGTAAAATTGCAACTCTAAAAAAATTACGTCAGGTCCTCAGTGGGATCCAACGCAATTTCGGCAAAAGTAAAAATATTGTTGCTGAAGGTAGAGATGCGGGGAGTGTGGTTTTTAAACACTCAGCATATAAATTTTATTTGACTGCAGATTTAGCTGAACGTGCACGACGTCGGCAGCATGAGCTAGGTCAAGCATCGACTCAGGCAGTGATGCATGATTTAGCCGCACGTGACAGTCGTGATACTTCGCGTGCAATTGATCCAGCGTTACCAGCGCCGGATGCGATTTTAATTGATACGACCGCGCTTGGTCCTGTAGAGGTTGTCGAGCGTGTTTGTGAGTTACTTAAAAAAAAGGGCTTTCCAGTCCCTTAA